Genomic segment of Dactylococcopsis salina PCC 8305:
TATCAATTAAAAGAACTTTTTTTCCCATGCGGTTCAAAGCAGCTGCTAAATTAATGGTCATCGTGGTTTTACCCACACCACCTTTATTATTGAAAACTGTGATAATCATAGATTGTTTTTTTTCTCCATTATTCTGAGTCGGAATTTGTAGCTGAAATTGCTTAATTAATGCGGAACTGATGCGGTTATAGACTTTTCTATCGGTTTTAGTGAAAAGAGTGACGACTTTCTCACAATTGGTTTTAGATAGATATTTTAAGGCGGTAACAGATGTTGAATCATTTTGAATTTGCGATAAGGAAAACTGATCAATTAAGTGGATGTTTCCACAGTTGTTATAAAAGACAATAAATTCAGAACCATTCGTTAATATTCCAAAGAGAGTTCCTGAGTTTTGTAAATACTCCTTGATTTGTAAACTAAATTTTTTTAGCGACTGTTGAGCCGATTTTACTTCTATTAACAGATATCGTCTATGTGGAGACAGTCGCTTATTCTTAATTAGGAAATCGACTCTTTTGTCGCCAATTAGTGCCTGTTGGCTATAGTCTTCTGTAGTATATCCTAAAATGTGTAAAAAGGGTTTGACAACTTTATTTTCCACATCTTTTTCGGTTTCACATTGTTTAAGGGAGAGTAATAACGCATCAATTCTATGGGGAGAAATATAGTTCATTGTTTCATGTTCGGAATTATTGTCTCTAAAAAAGTCTGATGAATCGCCACCATTGCATAAGTATCTTGTTCAGAATAAGTTTTTAAATCCTCTAATTTTTTTTCTTTTTCATCACCTGCTTTTCCCTGAATTACTAAATCCCAGATCGCTTGTGCGTCGTCTCCATCCCGTATTTCTAAGTCATCATAACTCATTTCTGGAACTAAGACAGGTAACACTTTTTTCAGAGAAGTTGAACCGCCAAAGTCTGGGTGTTGATAGTCATTTTTAAAGATTTCCCATTGATCCCATAAGCGTTCTTTAATTGCATTTAACTGGGTGCTATACTCTGGAAATTGCTCCGCTAATTCTCCCAGCCGTTTTGCTTCAAAAGGTTGATAGTAAACAATAATTGAACCTTTTTCTCCTAGTGTCTCTAACAGTGACTCAATAATCTTTTCTCTCGGATCAGTTTCATTTTCGTGTAAATAAGTGTGATACTCTAACTTACCATTTTCATGGAGAATATGACAACTGTATTGAAACGGAAACTGTTGATAAGGTTGTAATCCTTCAAAGCGAGGAATCGCTGGATTTAGAGTTTCAAAATCGAAGAAATAAAGCGGATACTCTAACTGTAAAAGTTTCTCTAAAATCCCCTGTTCATTAACAATAAACTCAGGATTTAGCTTTTCTTCCACTGCTTGCGCTTGCTTTTCGGTTAGGGGGAAATCTTCGGGTAAGTCATGGAGGTGATAAATTCCTTGTGCGATTAAATCATTAACTTGCTCTAATTTTTTCCTCTTAAATTCGGGATACTTAAAACGGTTGGTTCTTCGATTCCTTGCCAACAAAAAGACTTAAATGGACAGGGATGAGGTTTGTCACAATGTTTCCCGATATTAATATCAGGAAGTTGCTCTTTTTCTAAAGTATTTTGAGCGTTACGAATCAGTTGAGGAAGATTAGAAAAGACTCCTTTTAGTTTCTGGGTAACGTCTTCTTGGATGAATAAATCAGATAAGTCGGGATAAACACAATCTCGATTAATATACATCACTTGGATGTTGCTAAGAAATAGATCATTTCCAGCCAATACATATTTCTGAATGGCTAAGTCTTGAATATGTTCATCTTTAACTTTTGTCGCTGATTTAACTTCAATCAGTTGCCATTTTCCTGGTTCTTCTTGTTGGAGAATATCACATCCGATAACGATATTATCGAAGCTGAAGGTGGCTTCAAATATACACTTCTCACCTTTTTCTATAGCGTTTTGTGTTTGCTTAATTTTAGCTTCTGTGGTTTCCCCTTCTATCAAAATTCCTTGAGAAAAATACTGACGAGCGTAAATTCCCACCTCAATTCCTTGTTCAATGCGTCGCTGTTGGCTGTAGGAAAGTTGCTCTCCTGATTCTCCTTGATAAGTTTCTAGCCAGAGGCGTTTCTGACATTGCGATGCTGACAGAAGTTTGGATTTAGTGAGGAAGCTACTCATTTTTATGTTGTGTTCTAATCTGACTTTGTTTAACAACTTAACACAGTTTACTCAAAAATTAACTTATTTTTTCTAACTTTTAAAATCACTAAAAATCACCTAAGTTCATTAAAAGTCACTAAAAATCACATTGCAGATGGATTGAGATAAAAATCCCCGTTTTAGGAATATATTGTTCCCCCCTTTCAAAGGGGGGTTAGGGGGGATTATAGAGAGGTTAAATTTTCCCAAATGGTATTATGATTGGCGTTGGGTTTCGTCTTCTCCACAAGGGCTTACTTGTTATCTCATTGTTCCTCCCTTTCAAAGGGGGTTAGGGGGGATTATAGAGAGGTTAAATTTTCCCAAATGGTATTATGATTGGTGTTGGGTTTCGTCTTCTCCTGATTGGCGTTGGGTTTCGTCTTCTCCACCCAACCTACAACCTAATTGGCGTTGGGTTTCGTCTTCTCCACCCAACCTACTTGTTATTTGCTTTTACGACGTTTATAACTTTGAAAAGCTGCTTT
This window contains:
- a CDS encoding AAA family ATPase; the protein is MNYISPHRIDALLLSLKQCETEKDVENKVVKPFLHILGYTTEDYSQQALIGDKRVDFLIKNKRLSPHRRYLLIEVKSAQQSLKKFSLQIKEYLQNSGTLFGILTNGSEFIVFYNNCGNIHLIDQFSLSQIQNDSTSVTALKYLSKTNCEKVVTLFTKTDRKVYNRISSALIKQFQLQIPTQNNGEKKQSMIITVFNNKGGVGKTTMTINLAAALNRMGKKVLLIDIDSQANLTTGLGIDPLEDVQDQGKKIFVICFLKPRPKLRMCCILNDGIRFI
- a CDS encoding DUF2779 domain-containing protein, with amino-acid sequence MARNRRTNRFKYPEFKRKKLEQVNDLIAQGIYHLHDLPEDFPLTEKQAQAVEEKLNPEFIVNEQGILEKLLQLEYPLYFFDFETLNPAIPRFEGLQPYQQFPFQYSCHILHENGKLEYHTYLHENETDPREKIIESLLETLGEKGSIIVYYQPFEAKRLGELAEQFPEYSTQLNAIKERLWDQWEIFKNDYQHPDFGGSTSLKKVLPVLVPEMSYDDLEIRDGDDAQAIWDLVIQGKAGDEKEKKLEDLKTYSEQDTYAMVAIHQTFLETIIPNMKQ